GTCCCTAGCCCTCTGGTGGTTTACTTGTTAATCGGATTGCGCAGAGTGGTGTGTGCTATTAAGTGGGCTTGATTTGCGTCATATCAGAAGGTTTGGGGCTTAAAGTGGTTTTGATGGAATCATCTTTGTTAATGAAGGAATTAGGTTCCGGTTTGAAGGAATCAGCGGGTTGAAAAGAAGGTAAAAGCGTTGAGACTCGCCTAGTGAAGGGATTAATTTCCAGAACGAATGAATTAATTTCTGGAAAGCCTGAATTAAAAAGTGAATAGATTGAATAACTTGCACAAGTGAAGGAATTCCGTCTGTACTCTTAGTCTGGGTATCTAAACATGCATTCCTTTTACCATGAATTTTATGTTTTGTGAACCTTAGGTCCGTTTCTCAAAAACATTCTATATCCGTTATTCTCCACGAGGGCATGGGCCATCCGTAGACTCCTGCGGCAGAGAAGCGACAGGTGAGACAGCGTAGTGCGTAGCACTAGCTGGCTCACCGCGCGGCCGCGGAAAGCGAAGGATGGCCCATGCCCGGCCTTAATACACCATCAAACGCATAAACAAAACCGGAGGACCGATCACAAAAGATACTCCTGTCAAAAGAATTATGCGCTCGCATTCAATTTCCGCTATAATAGGGCAAAGATACAGTTATACGGAGGAATCAATGAAATTAAAAGAAGTCATTGTTGTTGAAGGAAGAGACGATACAACGGCTGTCAAACGGGCTGTTGACGCTGATACGATCGAAACAAACGGATCAGCCGTCTCTAAAAGTACTCTTGAAAAAATACGCCATGCGCAGGAAAAGCGAGGCGTCATTATTTTAACGGATCCGGATTATCCGGGGCAGCGAATCCGCCAGATTGTTCAGGAGGCGGTTCCCGGTTGCCGGCATGCGTTTATAGAAAAGCAGGATGCGTTGCGTAAAAAGGGAAGAGGTCTCGGCGTGGAGCATGCTGCACCTGAAGTGATCCGTCAGGCATTGAAGGATGCTCATGTGATGACGGAAACTCCTGTGGAGGTCATTACCAAAGAGGATCTTGTCACAGCGGGTCTGATTGGCGGTCCTAAAGCCAAAGCGCGCAGGGAAAAGCTTGGTGCTGCTTTGAAGATCGGCTATGTAAATGGTAAACAGCTTTATAACCGCCTGATGATCTTTCAAATTTCAAAAGAGGAATTTGCCACT
The Jeotgalibacillus aurantiacus DNA segment above includes these coding regions:
- the rnmV gene encoding ribonuclease M5; amino-acid sequence: MKLKEVIVVEGRDDTTAVKRAVDADTIETNGSAVSKSTLEKIRHAQEKRGVIILTDPDYPGQRIRQIVQEAVPGCRHAFIEKQDALRKKGRGLGVEHAAPEVIRQALKDAHVMTETPVEVITKEDLVTAGLIGGPKAKARREKLGAALKIGYVNGKQLYNRLMIFQISKEEFATALTRILQEEEHE